The Deltaproteobacteria bacterium genome includes a window with the following:
- a CDS encoding IS110 family transposase, protein MKKNKNLKNISEFEQINFSAAGIDIGAETHYVAVPKGRDLKGQDVRHFGSFTADLYALAEWLKECRIDTVAMESTGIYWIALYELLESKGFDVKLINPMFIKNVPGRKTDVVDCQWIQQLHTYGLLHGSFRPAEQICVLRGYLRQRSMLVSYASHHIQHIQKALEQMNIKLNRVIRDITGTTGLGIIRAILDGERDPEKLSQLRDPRCKNDDKTIAKALHGNWRKEHLFALQQAVELFDFYQKKIADCDIEIESQLAGFDNRSQGQPLAQSPKTNGRNKLSFDARSHLYRMTGVDLTRIDGLDALTVIKIISEIGLDMSRWPTEKHFASWLGLSPGSKISGGKVLSAKTKK, encoded by the coding sequence TTGAAAAAGAACAAAAACCTAAAAAACATTTCTGAATTTGAACAAATCAATTTTAGTGCCGCCGGAATTGATATCGGCGCTGAAACCCATTATGTTGCGGTCCCAAAAGGTCGAGATCTGAAAGGCCAGGATGTTCGCCATTTCGGTTCATTCACCGCCGATCTTTATGCTTTAGCCGAATGGCTCAAGGAATGCCGAATAGATACCGTAGCTATGGAATCAACCGGTATCTATTGGATTGCCTTGTACGAACTGCTTGAATCTAAAGGATTTGATGTCAAATTGATCAATCCTATGTTTATTAAAAATGTTCCCGGACGCAAGACGGATGTAGTGGATTGCCAGTGGATTCAGCAACTCCACACCTATGGGTTATTGCATGGGTCTTTCCGCCCAGCGGAACAAATCTGTGTTCTTCGAGGCTACTTAAGACAGAGATCTATGCTGGTTTCTTATGCCTCTCATCACATTCAACATATTCAAAAAGCATTGGAACAAATGAATATCAAGCTCAACCGGGTGATTCGGGATATTACCGGAACCACCGGCCTGGGCATCATTCGGGCCATTCTGGACGGGGAGAGAGATCCTGAAAAACTGTCCCAACTCCGTGATCCCCGCTGCAAAAATGATGATAAGACCATCGCCAAAGCTTTGCACGGCAACTGGCGAAAGGAACATCTATTTGCCCTTCAACAAGCAGTAGAGCTTTTTGATTTTTATCAGAAAAAGATTGCCGATTGCGATATTGAAATCGAAAGCCAATTAGCCGGTTTTGATAATCGAAGCCAGGGACAGCCATTAGCCCAATCCCCAAAAACAAACGGACGCAACAAACTGTCGTTTGATGCCCGGTCTCATCTTTACCGAATGACGGGTGTTGATTTGACCCGTATTGATGGCTTGGATGCGTTAACCGTTATAAAAATTATCAGTGAAATCGGCCTGGACATGAGCCGTTGGCCTACAGAAAAACATTTTGCCTCCTGGTTAGGGCTTTCCCCCGGAAGTAAGATCTCCGGTGGAAAGGTATTGAGCGCTAAAACAAAAAAATG